tcctacggcttcacaacatcctaaagtttcattcctAAGCAAAAACATGGCCAATCGCCCATGAGATAGGACACAGCAACTCAGTTTCCCTCAAGATCCGaattttgtcctaaatccaaaaaaatcacttcaatagagagggagagaggtgcGAGCCCTTACCTAGCGTTGCGACACGTAGTGAAATGAATACGGCGAGGCGCTCGGGGCGGGTGGCGCGCACACgtgatttttttcctctcctcctctctccttctttcttctcttctttctctccttttcttcctttcccctttctgttctctttttcttctccttatgcGTGATAGAAGACTCCCGATTCCTCTAAGAGACACCagctgctctttttttttttaatactagtGGGTCCCACCACCTtggttgacttggtcaaaaTAAGGCCAAATATTACATGTATtgcatatgtatatatacacatacaCTAACTTATAGCAGCTCACCCTTAACAATGCCCCAACTAAAACTAACTAATATTCCATGCATTCATAATCTAAGCTCTAATGTCAACTTTGTCATACCTCAAGTCCATCCCAAGAATTTAACGGATGACTTGCCATCCTGTGAAAAAATTAGGGAACGGAGCCTTAAACTAAGATCGatgattttttgaacaattatatGGACTAAGCAAAACCTTTAATTAAATGATAATTATAACAAAATCCAGTGAATCATGAATTAGCCAAAAACTAGAAATTTCTTAACCCTCTCCAAATGCTCTCCACGGGTATTAAGAGTAAAAGTTGAGGTTTAATAAACTTTTTGGAGATCTGGGATGAGCCCCTGTCTAATCAAGCTGAGTTGCGGAATGATTTTTAAAACTGTTCCGGGATAAAGcctgaaaagaaacaaaaaatgaatagatgAAAAGGGCTAGCTTCTTCTGAAAAGATTATCATGTTCAAAAACTATACGTGTTAAATAGATATAATTCTTGAGCAACAGCATATAATTAGGCTCCATTAGATAAACCAATCGCGGACATTGGAGCCGACCTCGGGGCTTCCCATATGCTCTACTGGTTTGAGCTTTAGTGTATGATGGAGAATTCCTATCTCAACAACTCATGCCAGTCAAAGAAGTTAAAAAGTTAGATTTGTTCaggattttgatttttcagtCTTAGGTGAGCGTCAACATGAACTTCTTATACACGTTCTAGGAAGTTTCTAGCCTTGGAACGAGTGGACTAATATCTTCTGATCCACACACACAGAACAAAAACGATGGAAGCTATTGAGAGCATCGCTAGTGCGATCACTGCTACTCTGGTTACTCCATCACTACGAGAGGCTGCCGATTTTTGGGGGTTCAATGATGAACTCAGGGTGCTCTGGGAAGAAGTCTCCACGATTCAGGCTGTACTGAGCGATGCAGAAGAGAAATACCACCTGTATTCCCCTGTCCGAGCTTGGGTCTATGCCCTGAAAGAAGCTTTCTACGAAGCGCAGGACGTGCTTGAAGAGTTCAACATAGAAGCTACGCGGCGAGAACCGAGAGGCCGCAATGAAATGATCACGGAGGTAAGGACATTTTTCTCAAGTTCAAATCAGCTCGCTTTTCAATTGAAGATGAGTAACAAAATAAGGGCAGCGAGGGAGAGAATCCAAGCCATTGTGCATGATAGGAACTTCCCACTGGACAAGCACCACGTTGTGGATTCGCAAATGGAAAGACTgcggaggaagagagaagagacgCATTCTTTTGTTCGTGAGAGTGGCATTATAGGGAGAGATGATGATAAGAAGAAGGTCAAGGATTTTTTACTGGATTCAAACGTGAAAGAGGACGTTTCCATTCTTCCAATAGTTGGTATTGGGGGGCTTGGAAAAACAGCTGTTGCTCTGTGTGTGTATAATGATGAGATGGTTAGTAAACAGTTTAACTTGAAAATGTGGGTTTGCGTCTCTGATAACTTCGACATGAAACAAATACTGAAAGATATGATAGCTTgtgcaaagaagaaagaaccaaccgAGGTTGCGATGGATTGGTTGCAAAGTGAACTGAGGGGAGAGATTGATGGAAAGACATACCTCTTGGTTTTAGATGATTTGTGGAATGCAGAACAGGAAACATGGTCGCGCTCGAAAACTTTATTGTTGGGAGGTGCTAGAGGAAGCAAGATCCTTGTAACTACACGCCTTCCCTTGGTTGCAAAGATCACCGGTACTACTGCGCCTCATTATCTTCAAGGCTTATCTGAAGATGCATCTCTTAATTTATTGCTCCAAATGACTCGTGTGAAAAAAGAGGAGATAGCAGACCCAGCCATGCTAGCAAACGGCAGAAAGATAGTTCAAAAATGCTCTGGGGTTCCATTGGTTCTTCGTGTTGTTGGGAGTATATTATTTCTTACGGAAACAAGTGAATGGGCACATTTTTTGGAAGATGAGCTCCCACAAGTGTTCGAACGTGAAGATAGCATAATGAGTGTTCTTAGGCTGAGTTATGACCGTCTTCCTTCacatttgaaacaatgtttCGCATTTTGTTCATTGTTTCCCAAAGATTATGAGATAAAGAAGCAGACTTTGATCAATCTTTGGGTGGCAGGAGGATTTATCCAACCATCAATGAGAAGTCAGCATCTAGAAGACATTGCTCATGGATATTTCATGGATCTACTTTGGAAGAACTTCTTCGAAGATTTTCGAAAAGATTCAGACACAAACAAGGAGATTTGTAAGATGCCTGCTTTAATGCATGATCTAGCCTGCAAAGTTGCAGGGTCTGAGTGTTGGAAGGCAGGGGATGACCCAAACTCCATACTTGAAGCAACTCGTCATATATCTCATGGTTTAATTTCCAATTTGATGTGTGAACTACCGATGAACTCACGCTTGAAAGCAAGTTCAATGAGAACAATTCTTTCTGTGCCTACATATCGTGAGATGGAACAAAGGAAACTAACAAGTGAAGCAGATATATGCCAGCTCATTCAAAGTTTCAAGAGGTTGCGCATCTTCGATCTGCATGCAGCAATTGTCAAGAAGGTGCCAAGGTCCATTTGTAAGTTGACGCATCTCACGTATCTCGATCTCTCTCACAATGATGAACTCAAAAGGCTTCCTAACTCCATTACGAGATTGCATAATTTGCAAACACTTAATCTTCAAGGTTGTTCTGCCCTTGAAGAATTGCCACGGGATATCGGGAAGTTGGTCAACCTTCGGAATTTAGACATAGATCATTGTTATAGCCTTAGTTATGTGCCACATGGACTAGAGCACTTGAGTTCTCTGAATAGGCTAACACGTTTCATTTTACCCAAAGGTAAAGCTCTTGCTAAGAGTTATAGTAGACTTGGGGAGCTAAAAGGGCTTAATGACCTCAGTGGAAGCCTTAGCATAGAAAATTTGGGACACTCAAGAGACGCATTAGAAGAATCCAGGGAGGCCAACTTGGCAGGGAAGCGTTCTCTGGAGTCTTTGATACTTGGATGGCACTATCTCGATATTCATGATGCAGAAATTACAGATGAAGCTCTGTTGGAGGAATTGAGGCCGCACTCAAATTTGCAGCAGTTGACGAT
The genomic region above belongs to Rhodamnia argentea isolate NSW1041297 chromosome 6, ASM2092103v1, whole genome shotgun sequence and contains:
- the LOC115748492 gene encoding putative disease resistance protein RGA4 — encoded protein: MVSKQFNLKMWVCVSDNFDMKQILKDMIACAKKKEPTEVAMDWLQSELRGEIDGKTYLLVLDDLWNAEQETWSRSKTLLLGGARGSKILVTTRLPLVAKITGTTAPHYLQGLSEDASLNLLLQMTRVKKEEIADPAMLANGRKIVQKCSGVPLVLRVVGSILFLTETSEWAHFLEDELPQVFEREDSIMSVLRLSYDRLPSHLKQCFAFCSLFPKDYEIKKQTLINLWVAGGFIQPSMRSQHLEDIAHGYFMDLLWKNFFEDFRKDSDTNKEICKMPALMHDLACKVAGSECWKAGDDPNSILEATRHISHGLISNLMCELPMNSRLKASSMRTILSVPTYREMEQRKLTSEADICQLIQSFKRLRIFDLHAAIVKKVPRSICKLTHLTYLDLSHNDELKRLPNSITRLHNLQTLNLQGCSALEELPRDIGKLVNLRNLDIDHCYSLSYVPHGLEHLSSLNRLTRFILPKGKALAKSYSRLGELKGLNDLSGSLSIENLGHSRDALEESREANLAGKRSLESLILGWHYLDIHDAEITDEALLEELRPHSNLQQLTISGYEGKSFPSWMMDNRVDSLPNLVEVRLLRCGRIEHISQLGQLSHLKSLELWGLTELEDIESDQSPTSTTPFPSLLKLEIRYCKKLKAMPQTPHLEELSLREVNLDFFTQMIGLNKLKSLDISQMESLKCMPEECLQSLSSLERLQISECPQLTSLSGSMRHLLKLMDLSVSNCEKLDLSKDGILDLQGLEKLRSVDILGVPKLASLPQWLLPVNNLEHLSIKKCLNLKDLPEQIEGLQSLQKLEIIRCPSLTSVPEGMLRLPSLTSLRIAGCPELEERLKNFARAHPDRIKGGIRMDYELEYYERHL